The stretch of DNA TACGTTCGCACTCATTTTCGCTGGCGTTCTCGCCATTACCAACGACGCCGGGCTGTTGGGCGTGGCTTTTGCACACGGCCTCGCTATTGCAGTCATGGCTATGGCGCTGGGTACGGTCAGCGGCGGGCAGTTCAACCCTGCCGTCAGCATCGGCCTGAGCCTCACAGGCAATCAGGATTGGCGCACCACCGCCGCCTTTATTCCGGCCCAACTGGTCGGTGCGGCCCTCGGCGCTTTCGCGGCCCTGGCCACTGTCGGCGAGGCCAAACTTAGCGCCGTCGGCTACGGCGTCGCCAACCCCGGCGCAGGCATCAGCGTAGGCGGCGCGTTCCTGATGGAAGTCATCCTGACCGCCTTCCTCGTGTTGGTCGTTGTCAAGGTTGCCATTCATCAGCGCAGCGTAATGGGCGGCCTGATCGTGGGTCTGACTATCGTCGTGGACATCCTGGCAGGCGGCCCCATCAGCGGCGCGGCCATGAACCCCGCCCGTTCGTTTGGCCCTGCACTGGTGTCGGGCGACTGGGCCAACCACTGGATCTACTGGCTGGCTCCCATTATCGGCGCGGCGCTGGGTGCATTTATTGCCGAATTTACCGAAGGGCTGCGGCCTAAAACGGTTCCCCCTCTGAAGAACTGAGGCGAACCCAAAACAGGAAAGGCGGCCCAGTTGATCGGGCCGCCTTTCCTGTTTGGCTTTGAATTATGACTGTGAGCTACGGATCAGAGCTCTGAGCCAGAGATTACGGTTCATAGCTCGAAGCGTCTTTGCCTTAGCGCCGCCCGCCGAACATGCCGATCAGGTCGTCGAGGCCGCTGCCATCGCCATCGCGGTCGAGCACTTTATTCAGGCTGCCGAACAGGTCGCCGCCGGGGGCTTGCTGCTGAGGCTGCTGGTATTGGCCCTGACCCTGCTGCTGTTGGCCGCCGCCCAACACGCTGCCCAGCATGCCGCCGAGGCCGCCCATGTTGCCCTGCTCAGGCTGCTGGTACTGGGGCTGCTGATAATGAGGCTGCTGAGTCTGTTGCTGCTGCCCGCCGCCCAACAGTCCGCCGAGCATGCCGCCCAAGCCGCCTGCGCCGCCGCCCAACATGCCGCCCAGAATGCTGCCGATATCGCCGCCGCCCTGCATCTGACCGCCACCCTGTGCTTGCCCCTGCCGCTGACGGCTCAGGTAGCCCAGCACCAGTGGAGCGAGCATAGAGAGCACCTGCATCGCCATTTGCGGGTCGATGCCTGCCCGTTTGCCCACAGCGTTGGCGGCGGCCTGCTGCTGCCCGCCGAACACATGGCCCAGAATTTTCTGGCCGTCCTGGGTGTTGGGCACCTGCCCCTGACCGAAGGCGTCGAGGGCGCTGCCGTCGTGCTGGTTCAGTGCGCCGGTCAGGGCGTCGAGGCCACCGGGTTGGGTGGCGTTGCGGGTCAGTGCGCCCAGCAGCAGCGGTACGGCGGCTTCCATTGCGGCGCTGGTCTGGTTGGGGTTGGTGCCCAGTTGGTTGCCCACCGTCTGCTGCGCCTGTCCCATTCCGCCGAGCATGTTAAAAATGTCCATCATGGTGTGATCCTCCGTGGGCGCGTGG from Deinococcus sp. QL22 encodes:
- a CDS encoding MIP/aquaporin family protein, producing the protein MLPQKLIAEAIGTFALIFAGVLAITNDAGLLGVAFAHGLAIAVMAMALGTVSGGQFNPAVSIGLSLTGNQDWRTTAAFIPAQLVGAALGAFAALATVGEAKLSAVGYGVANPGAGISVGGAFLMEVILTAFLVLVVVKVAIHQRSVMGGLIVGLTIVVDILAGGPISGAAMNPARSFGPALVSGDWANHWIYWLAPIIGAALGAFIAEFTEGLRPKTVPPLKN
- a CDS encoding DUF937 domain-containing protein: MMDIFNMLGGMGQAQQTVGNQLGTNPNQTSAAMEAAVPLLLGALTRNATQPGGLDALTGALNQHDGSALDAFGQGQVPNTQDGQKILGHVFGGQQQAAANAVGKRAGIDPQMAMQVLSMLAPLVLGYLSRQRQGQAQGGGQMQGGGDIGSILGGMLGGGAGGLGGMLGGLLGGGQQQQTQQPHYQQPQYQQPEQGNMGGLGGMLGSVLGGGQQQQGQGQYQQPQQQAPGGDLFGSLNKVLDRDGDGSGLDDLIGMFGGRR